ACCTCGGCCATCCGCTGTGCCGGGGCCCTGCTCGCGGCCAGCGAGAAGAGGGCGATCAGGGTGGGGGCGACGGCGGTGCCGACGAGGACCAGGACCAGGGCGGCCGCCGACGGTGTGTGCACCAGCAGCAGACCGGGTGCCAGCACCGCCTGCACGGCGAGCGACCGGCGCAGCCTGGAGGGCAGCGGCAGTGGCCCGGGCCGCGCGGTGACGAGCAGGCCCACGAGGGCGCTGCTCACCCCCATCGTCGCCCAGACCAGCCCGGCGACTCCGGGATCGGAGGCGGCCATCGCATTCACCCCGGCGTTGGCCGAGCCGAAGAACATGCCCTGCAGCAGCGCCAGCGCCAGCAGCGGCCGCAGCACGGGCGGAAGCGGGGGCGGCGGGCCGGCCGGGGTCCGGCTCGCCGCCACGGCCGGGGAGCCGGAGGGGTGGAGGGCGAAGAGCGTGCCGAAGACGGCGATCAGTGCGGCGGCCAGCAGCAGCCCGGACACCGGCGGCAGCGTGAACGCCAGCAGCCCGGCCAGTGCGGGGCCCGCGACGAAACTGATCTCGTCCAGGGTGGCGTCCATCGACAGCGCAGCGCCGATCAGTCCCTGACCGTCGGCGCGCTGCTCGGCCAGGCGGACCCAGCGGCTGCGGGACAGCGGTCCGATCTGGGGGACGGTCAGGCCCGCAAGCGCGCTGCACGCGGCCTGCAGCGCCGGTGGGCGGTCCGTCAGCACGGCGGCGACCAGCAGGAGCAGGGCCACCGCGTTGGACAGCGCAGCGGTGAGGACGACGGCATGCTGGCCCCGCCGGTCGGACAGCCGCCCGATCAGCGGGCCGCCGATGGCCTGGCCGACCCACAGGGCACCGGCCACGAGTCCGGCCGTTCCGATTCCGCTGCGGGCCGTGACGACCAGCAGGGTGCCGGTGGGGCACAGGGCAGCGGGCAGCCGGGCGAGAAAGGAGACGGCGGGCAGCCGCGAGCCGCCTGCAAGCGTGGAAACAGCACTGGTCACGGAGCACTCCAACCGGCGCGCCGACCCACCCGTTTCTCCGGCGCGCTGTGGTTTGCCCAATCCGATCACCATAGCGTGCGCAGCGTCCTGCGCGTCGGCCGCATCGGGGTCGACAGGGGCACGCATGGGTTTCGTCAAACGGGGCCCGCAGAGGTCCGCGTACTGACCTTCGTGGCATACCGTGCTGCGGTCGGAAGTTTCTCGGATGTTTCGTACAAGTGAACCCGTTGCTCGGCGTTGAACAGGGGACTCATCGTGACGACTTCACGTCTGTGCGTACCACCGTCCACACCTTCCTCCCCGCAGTCAGGGCCCGTGGCCGAGGAGGCCGCTGACCTGGTGCGCCAACTTGCCGGGGAAGGGCACTTCTCGGCCGAGGCCGCGGATCGGCGGATCGGGGAGATCGCAGCCGAGCTGGCCCTGACCGGCAGCTATCGGCAGAGCACGCAGGAACTGCTCCTGGGCAGCCGGATCGCCTGGCGGAACAACCCCCAGTGCGTCGGCAAGTTCTACTGGAAGGGCCTGGAAACCAGGGACTGCCGCGACGCGGGGGCCGATGGTGACGAGGGCGAGCTGTTCGAAGCGCTGGTGGACCATCTCCGGCAGGCCTGGAACGGCGGCAAGGTACGCCTGCTGCTGAGCGTCTTCGCGCCGAGCGGGCCGGAACGGCCGGGCCCCCGGGTCTGGAACGGTCAGCTCATCCGATACGCGGGCTACCGTCGGCACGACGGATCCGTCCTGGGCGACCCGGAGACGGTGGAGCTCACCGAGGCCGTCCTGCGGCTCGGCTGGCGTGGCCGGGGGACCGAGTACGACGTCCTTCCGCTGGTCATCCAGCGGCCGGGACACGAACCCCGACTGTTCGACCTGCCTTCGGACGCGGTCCCCGAAGTGCGCATCAGCCATCCCGAGTTCCCGTTCTTCGAACAGCTGGGCCTTCGCTGGCACGCCTTCCCCACGATCTCCAACCAGGTGCTGGAACTCGGCGGCCTGCGCTACACCCTGGCCCCGTTCAGCGCCTGGTACACCTGCACCGAGATAGGCGCCCGCAACCTGTCCGACACCAACCGCTACGACAAACTTCCGCTGGTGGCCCGGGGAATGGGCCTGGACACCGGCCGGGACCGCACGCTGTGGCGGGACCGGGCGCTGCTGGAGCTCACCGCGGCGGTCCTGCACTCCTACGACCGCGACGGAGTGGCCATCATCGACCACCACTTCGCCACCAAGCAGTTCGTGCGGCACGAGGAGCGCGAGCACAAGAGCGGCCGCACCTGCCCCGCCGACTGGTCCGCGATCGTGCCGGCCACCAGCGGCTCGACCACGCCGGTCTGGCAGCGGCGTTACGAGGCCACCAGGGTCCGCCCCAACTTCGCTCCCCACCCTGCGCCCTGGCAGTCCGGCAGCGTCGCCGGGGCCAGCAGCGTCAACGGAGCCAGCAGCGTCAACGGAGCCGGAGCCGGTCGGTCAGGTCAGTAGCGCCAGCGGGCCCTCGGCCCGTGACAGCAGCCAGTCGCGGGCGCGGTCCCGACCGTGCGGATCGGCGTCGCCGATCCGCAACTGATCGCCCGAGGGGCTCAACACGGGGCGCAGCACGGCTCCGACCCGGTGCGGCAGCGTGGAGCGGGTGATCTCCCAGTGCTCGGCCTGCACCCGGCCGATCGACACCTCGCAGTCCAGCAGCGCCACCGCCTGCGCCCGACCGGCGCAACCGGCGACCTGCTCGGCGAGGGAGACCGCCGACGCGGGAAGGGGGACGGGCCGGTCCCTGGCGTAGCAGAACCAGGAGCCGGCCCGCACCAGCACACCCGTGCAACCCTCCTGCGGATCCTCCAGCAGCGCCGCCGCCGCAAGGGCGTCCGGGACCCGGAGCACCGGCGCCCAGTGCTCCAGGTAGTCCTCGTGCACGCCCTCCTCCACCAGCAGCGCGTCCTGCCCGGCCCGGGCGCTCCGCTCCCAGCGCAGCGTTCCGGCGTCGGGCGCAGCGGTCGGCGGGTGCAGGTCGATCCGGCGGACCCAGCTGAACACGCTGTCGTCCGCCTCCAGCGTGCCGGCGAACGCCTTCTGCTCGCACAGGGCGAGCAACTGCGGACGGTCCAGGTCCGCCAGGCATCCGCTCCCGACCGCCTCGTCGAGGCGCGCTGGTCGGCGCAGATCCCCGAACAGGGAGGGGCCCTGGACCCAGGTGACGGCGGTGGTGCGGTCGGTCGAGCCGTCCGCCTCGCGTACCAGCGTGCGTCGCCAGACACCGCCCAGTTCCGCGATGACGAGGGGAGACGTCGGCATCAGCACTCCGTGGCTCTCAGGTCTCGGCAGCCGGGGCTTACCGGCCCCGACCGCGGTCGGAAGAGCACGCTACGCCATGCCGGGGGAGCACCGCACCGGACCCGTTTCGAACCTCGTCCCACCTCGCCGCACTGTAGGTTCGGGGCATGCGCCGACCGTCACGTGATCTCGTCACCGGATTCGTTGTGCTGGGGACGACGATCATCGTCATTGCCGGCCTGTTCCTCGTCTACGTGGACGGCATGCGGAACGGGATGCAGCACCTGCCCTGATGAGTCGAGCCGGCGAAGGGAGCCGCACCCCTCCCGTCGCCGGTGGCTCCGGTCTAGAGCTGGGTGGCGCCGCCGTCGACGAGCAGCTCTGCGCCGGTGGTGAAGGAACTCTGGTCCCCGGCCAGGTAGAGGGCGGTGGCGGCGACCTCGTCGGGGCGGCCCAGGCGGCCGAGCGGGGTCGGCGCGCCGGACTCCCCGGGTGCTGCGGCCGGATCGCCCTGCGGCAGTACGGCCCGCAGCCCGTCGCCGCCGGGAGTGGCGACGGGGCCCGGGGTGAGGGCGTTGACCCGGATACTGCGGCCGGCGAGTTCGGCGGCCCAGGTGCGGGCCAGACTGCGGATCGCGGCCTTGGTGGCGGCATAGACGCTCAGGCCGGGGACGCCGAGCAGGGCCGCGCTGGAGGACAGCAGGATCACCGAGGCGCCGGCCGACAGCAGCGGGAGGGCCTTCTGGACGGTGAAGACGGTGCCCTTGAGGTTGGTGGAGGTGGTGCGGTCGTACTCCTCCTCGGTGATCTCGCCGAGCGGGCCGTATCCGCCGCCCCCGGCGTTGGCCACCACGATGTCGAGTCGGCCGCTGCGCCGGGTGATCTCGGCGAAGAGCCGGTCGAGGTCGTCGAGCTCGGTGCCGCGCATGGCGGCCCGGACGCTGAGCCCGTCGATCACGGTCAGGATCTGCACGGCCGTCACATCGGGGTGGTCGGTGTGGAACTCGCCGCCGGCGACGCCGTCGTCGATCAGTGCGGCGAGGGAGTCCCTCCAGGCCACCATCTGGCGGGTGACCTCTTCCAGCAGCAGCAGCAGCGGTCGGCGGCGACCGGCCTGCCAGGCGTCGAGCCACAGCAGGCTGACCTCGTCGCGCTGCTCGCCGGCCATGAGCGCCAGGAGGTTGCGGATCCGGCCCGTCGGGTCCTCGGCGCCCTGCTCGGCGGCGGCGAACACCTGCCGGCGTTCCCCTACGGCCGCGTGGGCGAACGCGGTGGCCAGCAGCTCGTCATGATCGGCTCGATCACCAACAACGTCCTGACCGCCTACCGCTCCGGCCTCGCCCCGCAGGCGGTGGGCATCCCCTGGAAGCGGTCGGCCACCGTCTTCTTCGACGGCGTCACCGCCGTCGCCCTGACCCTGTACGCGCTGTTCATCTCCGACTTCCTGGACACCCTCAACAACGTCCTCACCCTCTCGGTGGCCGTGCTCGGACCCAGCATGGCCCTCTACGGCACCGACATCCTCCTGCGCCGCAACCGCTACGACGGCGAGCAGCTGCACGACGAGACCCCGGGCAGCCGCTACTGGTACCGGCACGGCGTCAACTGGGCCGGCGTCGGTGCACTGGTCCTCGGCACCGCGGCAGCCCTGCTGTGCGTCGACACCCCGGTCCTGGTCGGCCCGGTGGCCACGGCGCCGGACGGAGCGTGCGGCCACCGCGGCGCGGGGCGGGACGCAACCCGCGCTGTCCGCAGCGGCGCGGCCGCACACCAGCTGATCCGACCCGCCGTCAACCGGTGACCGCGCCGGACGGACCGGCTGCGGCACAGCTGCGGAACAGGTTCATCCTCCCGTCATCCGGATCATGGTGCGAGGTCGGCGCCGGTTCCGCCGGTACTGCGACGATCCGGGGCGAGGTGTCGTGTCCGTCCGGTCGACAGCCCCGAACCATCCGAAGGACCCCCATATGAACCGCACCGTCGCCACCGGCGTCGCCCTGGCCGTGACCCTGACGGCCACCGCCGTCACCCTCACCGGCGGCACCGCCTCGGCCCAGGACCTGAGGCGTACCCCGCACGTCGACCGGCACTACTACACGACGATGACGCCGTACCAGCCGCAGGAGGGACTCAACGGCTACCAGCGCGCGCCGAAGGGCTTCACCCCGGTCTTCACGGAGGACGTCATCCGTCACGGCGCGCGTGCCATGACGGACAGCAGCGACGTGGACGCGGTGCTCGCGGTGGTCCGGAGCGCGCAGGCCCAGGGGCAGCTGACCGGACTCGGTGCGCGACTGGGCCCCCAGGTGCAGGCGCTCCAGGCCGCTGCCACGTCCGTCGGCTACGGCAACCTCTCCGGCCTCGGGGTGCAGGAGCAGCAGCAGTTGGCGCTGCGCCTGGAACGTCGCCTGCCCTCGCTCTTCACCGCCATTGCCGCGAAGCAGGAGCCGATCGAGGTGGAGACCTCCGGCGTGGCCCGCGTCGTGGCGAGCGCCAACGCCTTCACCAGCAGCCTGGCCACCGGCGACCCGGCACTGGCCGGGCTGATCCAGGCCCCGGTGACCGACAAGAACCTGCTGTACTTCCACAAGCAGCCGCAGAACGCCGACTACCAGGCGTACCTGGCGAGCGACCCGGAACTGGCCGCGGTGCTGGCCGAGATCGACGGCGGGCCCAGCACCGTGGAGTCCGCCGAGCACATCGTCTCGCGCCTGTTCGACGCGCGCTTCGTCAAGGCGATGTCCAGCGCCGACCAGATCTCCTTCTCCACCTCGCTGTACAACCTCTACAGCGCCGCGCCCGACCTGAGCGTGGAGGCCCCGGACGTGGACCTCGATCCCTTCCTGCCGGCCCAGGACGCCCACTGGTTCGCCTACCTCGACGACGCCACGTCCTTCTACCAGAAGGGCCCGGCCTTCAGCGGACGCACCATCACCTACAACATGGCCAGTGTCCTGCTGGACGACCTGTTCACCCAGGCCGAGGCGAAGGCCGACGGCAGCAGCGACGCGGGCGCCGTGCTCCGGTTCACCCATGCCGAGGAGATCATCCCGCTCGCCGTCCTGCTGGACCTGCCCGGCAGCACCGAGGCCGCGGACCCGGACCAGCCGTACACGTACCGGAACAACCCCTGGCGCGGCGCGCAGGTCACCCCGATGGCCGCGAACGTCCAGTGGGACCTGTACGCCGGCCCCGCCGTGGGCGGCAGCCGCGGCAGTTCGACCGCCGCCGGGGGCAGCGAGTACCTGGTGCGGATGCTGTACAACGAGAAGGAGACCGCCTTCAAGCCCTCCTGCAAGCCGATCGCCAAGGGCAGCTACTTCTACGACCTGAACGAGTTGGAGCGCTGCTTCAACCAGGGCTGACGCCCCCGCCCCCGGCCCCGGCTGCGCCCCCGGCCCCGGCTGCGCCCCGGGGCCGGGTGGCGCCCCGCGCATCCGGGGAAGCCCGTCGGGTGGACCGCCTCCGCAGGTCCCGGGCGAGTCGATCACCTGCTCGACCCGGGATGGACGAGACTTCGAAGGTGATGAACCGTCAGACTGGATTTTCCCGGCGACTGCTCCTCGGCGCCGGTGGGGTCGCGCTGCTCAGTTCCTGCGCCCGGGCGCGGACCTCCGGTGACGCGCTGCCGAGCCGGGCCGAGCCGGGCCCGACCGGTTCGCATCCGCCGGCCGGGACGCCGCCCCGGCACCTGGCGGAGCCGTTGTCGGCGGTCCGGGGGACCGCCCCTCCGGCGGAGCAGCCGGAGTACTCGGTGGACGCCGGGCCGATGACCCTGGCCCTGACGTTCGACGACGGCCCGGGCCCTCGGTACACCGCCCAGGTCCTGGCGATCCTGCGCCGGTACGGCGTCACCGCGACCTTCTTCATGATCGGCGAGAACGTCGAGAAGTACTCCGACGTCCTGCGCCAGGTCCTGGCCGAGGGCCACCACGTGGGCAACCACACCTGGTCCCATCCCGACCTGGGCAAGCGGTCCGACGCCCAGGTCCGTACGGAGATCGAGCGCACCAGCGAGATCATCGCCGCGGCCGGACGCGTCCGGCCGCCGAGCCTGTTCCGCGCGCCTTACGGCTACTTCACCCGGGCGTCGTTCGACGTCTGCGCCGACCTCGGGCTGCGGCCGGTCTCCTGGTCGGTCGACCCCAGGGACTGGTCCAACCCCGGCGCCGACGCGATCGTCGACACGGTCCTGAGCCGGGCCTGCACCGGCTCGATCGTGCTGGAGCACGACGGCTGCCTCATCGACGGACCCATCGAGCCCGGTGGACCGGCGGACCGCTCCCAGACCGTCGCGGCCCTCGCCGACTACCTCCCCCGCCTCATCCACAACGGCTACCGCTTCACCGCGCTGGGGCCGCAGTCCTGAGCGGCCACCCCCCCGGCTGTCGAGGCGGCCCGGCGACCGGGTCGCCCAGGTTCTCCCCCTTTCCACCTATTGGTCCAGACCAATCCATTATAGTGTCGGTGCGCAGTCAAGTAATTACGCGAAGCGATCGTGGGGGTCTCTTCAGCATGTCCGATATGCACTGTCCGCAGCGGCACGCCTTCGAGCGCGTCGCCCAGAACCTCAGCCGCCGTATCACGCAGGGTCAGTTCCCGCCCGGGCGCAATCTGCCCTCCGAGCGGGAACTGGCCCGCCAGTTCCAGGTCAACCGCCTGACCGTGCGCGCGGCGCTCGACCGGCTGGCCGATCAGGGCCTGGTCCGGGGCGACCGGATGGGCACCTATCCGCTCCCGCCCGGGGGCGCCGAAGGGGAGCCCGAGCCGAAGGCCCCGGTCCGCCCGGCGCCGGCCTTCCCCGGTGTGGTCATCGACCCGGACGAGTCCGCCGTCGCCACCTCCTGGCTCCAGCAGCACTCCCTGGAGCCCGAGGAGTCCGCGCTGCTCGCCGCGCGGCCCGGCGAGGCCAGCCTCGTCTACCACGAGCAACTGCTCGGCCATCAGGGAAGGGTGCTGCAGACGTCCCGCACCTGCCTGGCCCCGGATCTGGTGCGGCTGGTGCCACAGCTCGGACGCCTCCGCACCGCCCTCCACGGGCTGGGCGGCCGCGGCATCCCGGCCAGCCTCCAGGACCTGCCCCGATGGGCCGCCCGCGCCCGCGTCCTGCTGCAACCGGTACCCGTCGGCGCCGGGGGGGCAGCGGCCCGGTCGCTGCGCGACCAGTACGGCCGCATCCAGACCCACACCACCTACCTCCTGCCCGCGGACTCCGGACACGCGACCGCCGACTCCGGCCACTCGGCCGAATGCGCCCTGGGCCGGTCGCTGAGTCCGGTCGAACGCGCCTGGTTGGAGGCCTGGGCACTACCGGGCCCCCGGCACGGCGCCCTCGCCCTCCGTGCCTGCCTCATCCTGCTGAGCCAGGAGCACAGCGTGCCCGCGACCGCCCGCCAACTGGGCCTGTCCATCGCCCAGGTCACCGCCTGGTGCGCGCGCTTCCGGGCCGGCGGACTCCAGGCCCTGCGTCCCAACTGACGCCCGTCACGCCCGTCACGCCCGTCAGCAGTCGAAGGCCGACCAGCAGATCTCGTTCCGCAACCGCTGGTCGTCCAGGACGAGTTCGCGAATCGCCGCCGGGAGCTGCTCCCGCTGCCAACGGCACTCGACCCGGCCGGCGCCCGCACCCTCCGGTCCGGGGGCGGTCGCACGCACGGCCTTGATCGCGTAGGCCGCGGCGCCCAGCTCGTGGGCGGCGACGTGCGCCACCACCGCCGCTTGGCCGGCAGCGTACCCGGCGTGCCGCGCGGCTCCGGTCAACTCCCGTGCCGCAGCCATGGCGTGGCCACCCGCCGCCCGGGACCGGGACATTGCGATCTCGCCGCGCGCCCAGGCCCGAACCTGCTCGATCGCCGCGCGGGGCCGCGGGTCCGAGGGCTGCGCCGACTCGAAGAGGTGCAGAACGTGCTCCGCGCACCCGGCAGCCCACAGGGCGAGGAGCCGGTGGTCGGCGTCCGTGAGCGTTCCCCCACGGCGGATGGTGGTGAAGCGGGGGTCGCGCTCTTTGGGGAGGATCATGGTGTTCCCGGGGGTCGGCTGCCCACGCCCGGCGAGGGGGTTCAACGTCGGGCTGTGGAGCCAGAGTTTCACACCCTCGCCACCGCGGGCCGCGCCGCGGCGGTGGGAGGGGACCGGTCGACGCCGAGGTGGCGGCCCCATCCGCTGCTCCAGCCGCCGTGCCGGACGGCACCCCGTACGGGGTGCCGTCAGTCGAGCGCGAGGTCGAGCAGGGCGTTCTCGATCACCTCGGGCATGGCCGGGTGAATCCAGTACTGCCTCCTGGCCATGGAGCGGGCGTCCAGACCGAACGACATGGCCTGGATCAGGGTCTGGATCAGCGTCGGAGCCTCGGGGCCGATGATGTGCGCGCCGAGCAGTTCGCCGGTGGCGGGGTCCGCCAGGATCTTCGCGAAGCTGGTGGTGTCCTCCATGGCCCAGCCGTAGGCGATCCGGCTGTAGTCCTGGGTCGAGGACACATAGGTCCGGCCGAGGGCCTGGGCCTGCTGCTCGGTCAGCCCCACCGAGGCGATCCTGGGCGAGGAGAAGACCGCGTGGGGGACGTAGCGGTGGTCGGAGGTCCAGGGATCCTCCGGATGCAGCAGGTTGTGCTGGACGGTGCGCGCCTCGTGGTTCGCGACGTGCTTGAGCTGCCACGGGGAGGAGACGTCACCGAGGGCCCAGACCCCGGGGACCGATGTCTCCTGCCGACCGTCCACGACGATGCGGCCGTCCGGGTGCAGTGCGAGCCCGCCGGCGGCGGCGTCCACGAGGTCGGAGTTGGGCCGGCGGCCGGTGGCCACCAGCAGCTCGTCGGTTTCCAGCGCCTCCCGACCCCCGGGGCCCTCCAGGTCGAGAACCAGCTCGTCCCCCGCCCGGGCGATGCCCGACAGCTTGCGGTTCAGACGGACGTCCCAGCCGGCCCGCGCCAGCTCGGTGAACCGTCG
The Streptacidiphilus albus JL83 genome window above contains:
- a CDS encoding nitric oxide synthase oxygenase — encoded protein: MTTSRLCVPPSTPSSPQSGPVAEEAADLVRQLAGEGHFSAEAADRRIGEIAAELALTGSYRQSTQELLLGSRIAWRNNPQCVGKFYWKGLETRDCRDAGADGDEGELFEALVDHLRQAWNGGKVRLLLSVFAPSGPERPGPRVWNGQLIRYAGYRRHDGSVLGDPETVELTEAVLRLGWRGRGTEYDVLPLVIQRPGHEPRLFDLPSDAVPEVRISHPEFPFFEQLGLRWHAFPTISNQVLELGGLRYTLAPFSAWYTCTEIGARNLSDTNRYDKLPLVARGMGLDTGRDRTLWRDRALLELTAAVLHSYDRDGVAIIDHHFATKQFVRHEEREHKSGRTCPADWSAIVPATSGSTTPVWQRRYEATRVRPNFAPHPAPWQSGSVAGASSVNGASSVNGAGAGRSGQ
- a CDS encoding cytosine permease → MGERGGQQLVMIGSITNNVLTAYRSGLAPQAVGIPWKRSATVFFDGVTAVALTLYALFISDFLDTLNNVLTLSVAVLGPSMALYGTDILLRRNRYDGEQLHDETPGSRYWYRHGVNWAGVGALVLGTAAALLCVDTPVLVGPVATAPDGACGHRGAGRDATRAVRSGAAAHQLIRPAVNR
- a CDS encoding SDR family oxidoreductase; translation: MFAAAEQGAEDPTGRIRNLLALMAGEQRDEVSLLWLDAWQAGRRRPLLLLLEEVTRQMVAWRDSLAALIDDGVAGGEFHTDHPDVTAVQILTVIDGLSVRAAMRGTELDDLDRLFAEITRRSGRLDIVVANAGGGGYGPLGEITEEEYDRTTSTNLKGTVFTVQKALPLLSAGASVILLSSSAALLGVPGLSVYAATKAAIRSLARTWAAELAGRSIRVNALTPGPVATPGGDGLRAVLPQGDPAAAPGESGAPTPLGRLGRPDEVAATALYLAGDQSSFTTGAELLVDGGATQL
- a CDS encoding GntR family transcriptional regulator, yielding MHCPQRHAFERVAQNLSRRITQGQFPPGRNLPSERELARQFQVNRLTVRAALDRLADQGLVRGDRMGTYPLPPGGAEGEPEPKAPVRPAPAFPGVVIDPDESAVATSWLQQHSLEPEESALLAARPGEASLVYHEQLLGHQGRVLQTSRTCLAPDLVRLVPQLGRLRTALHGLGGRGIPASLQDLPRWAARARVLLQPVPVGAGGAAARSLRDQYGRIQTHTTYLLPADSGHATADSGHSAECALGRSLSPVERAWLEAWALPGPRHGALALRACLILLSQEHSVPATARQLGLSIAQVTAWCARFRAGGLQALRPN
- a CDS encoding mycothione reductase; the protein is MDQHFDLVVVGSGSGNSVVDERFADWKVAIVEKGVGPLGSYGGTCLNVGCIPTKMFVHTADTADAPKHGAALGVDLALRGVDWPAVRDRIFGRIDPIAAGGERYRATGSENVTLYRGAARFTGERRLTVETAEGPTTITADRVVVAVGSRPDIPDVPGLEPGIGYHTSDTVMRMERLPRRMAVLGSGFVAAEMAHVFSALGVDITLIARGGVLLRHEDLDVARRFTELARAGWDVRLNRKLSGIARAGDELVLDLEGPGGREALETDELLVATGRRPNSDLVDAAAGGLALHPDGRIVVDGRQETSVPGVWALGDVSSPWQLKHVANHEARTVQHNLLHPEDPWTSDHRYVPHAVFSSPRIASVGLTEQQAQALGRTYVSSTQDYSRIAYGWAMEDTTSFAKILADPATGELLGAHIIGPEAPTLIQTLIQAMSFGLDARSMARRQYWIHPAMPEVIENALLDLALD
- a CDS encoding putative immunity protein gives rise to the protein MILPKERDPRFTTIRRGGTLTDADHRLLALWAAGCAEHVLHLFESAQPSDPRPRAAIEQVRAWARGEIAMSRSRAAGGHAMAAARELTGAARHAGYAAGQAAVVAHVAAHELGAAAYAIKAVRATAPGPEGAGAGRVECRWQREQLPAAIRELVLDDQRLRNEICWSAFDC
- a CDS encoding MFS transporter, with amino-acid sequence MTSAVSTLAGGSRLPAVSFLARLPAALCPTGTLLVVTARSGIGTAGLVAGALWVGQAIGGPLIGRLSDRRGQHAVVLTAALSNAVALLLLVAAVLTDRPPALQAACSALAGLTVPQIGPLSRSRWVRLAEQRADGQGLIGAALSMDATLDEISFVAGPALAGLLAFTLPPVSGLLLAAALIAVFGTLFALHPSGSPAVAASRTPAGPPPPLPPVLRPLLALALLQGMFFGSANAGVNAMAASDPGVAGLVWATMGVSSALVGLLVTARPGPLPLPSRLRRSLAVQAVLAPGLLLVHTPSAAALVLVLVGTAVAPTLIALFSLAASRAPAQRMAEVMTWLGSALIIGQGLAAVAAGQLAHRFGCTASFGLSCAATVLALVVVLLSRIPAPGPPPPRPVADPAASGSRGPTQSKAQKASE
- a CDS encoding polysaccharide deacetylase family protein; the protein is MNRQTGFSRRLLLGAGGVALLSSCARARTSGDALPSRAEPGPTGSHPPAGTPPRHLAEPLSAVRGTAPPAEQPEYSVDAGPMTLALTFDDGPGPRYTAQVLAILRRYGVTATFFMIGENVEKYSDVLRQVLAEGHHVGNHTWSHPDLGKRSDAQVRTEIERTSEIIAAAGRVRPPSLFRAPYGYFTRASFDVCADLGLRPVSWSVDPRDWSNPGADAIVDTVLSRACTGSIVLEHDGCLIDGPIEPGGPADRSQTVAALADYLPRLIHNGYRFTALGPQS
- a CDS encoding histidine-type phosphatase; the encoded protein is MNRTVATGVALAVTLTATAVTLTGGTASAQDLRRTPHVDRHYYTTMTPYQPQEGLNGYQRAPKGFTPVFTEDVIRHGARAMTDSSDVDAVLAVVRSAQAQGQLTGLGARLGPQVQALQAAATSVGYGNLSGLGVQEQQQLALRLERRLPSLFTAIAAKQEPIEVETSGVARVVASANAFTSSLATGDPALAGLIQAPVTDKNLLYFHKQPQNADYQAYLASDPELAAVLAEIDGGPSTVESAEHIVSRLFDARFVKAMSSADQISFSTSLYNLYSAAPDLSVEAPDVDLDPFLPAQDAHWFAYLDDATSFYQKGPAFSGRTITYNMASVLLDDLFTQAEAKADGSSDAGAVLRFTHAEEIIPLAVLLDLPGSTEAADPDQPYTYRNNPWRGAQVTPMAANVQWDLYAGPAVGGSRGSSTAAGGSEYLVRMLYNEKETAFKPSCKPIAKGSYFYDLNELERCFNQG